In Merismopedia glauca CCAP 1448/3, a single genomic region encodes these proteins:
- the pheT gene encoding phenylalanine--tRNA ligase subunit beta — MRISLNWLQELVEFSLSPEKLAETLTLAGFEVEDIEDRRTWGDGVVVGKVLQREPHPNADKLSVCQVDVGSGEPLNIVCGAPNVRADIYVAVAVVGTYLPIVDLKIKPAKLRGVRSEGMICSLAELGLLKESPGIHIFEADNLKLGQDVRPFLGLDDVIFDLTSTANRADALSMVGIAREVAALTGGKLKLPEIPTVSYPDLKETLQVRVSETKACPVYIGTAIANLKIAPSPDWLQRRLQSVGVRPINNVVDVTNYILWEWGQPLHAFDGERLQAVAGSKPVLGVRFAQAGETFKTLDSQSRTLQTQNLLITAGNVPVALAGVMGGEETEVHSGTTSLVLEAAIFDSASIRRSARAQGLRTEASTRYERGVNLAELDIACQRAINLMTELAGGTVVSQAKNDARPDPSSWTRTIKLRLERVNLVLGPVDSEENPEILADDVERILTALGCHLKATSTEEVWQVTVPPYRYRDLEREIDLIEEIARLYGYNRFADTLPEKTEAGYLSFEEELTRKLREALRASGLTELVHYSYALVKDDSQVAIANPMFTEYSSLRTELVSGLINSFQYNLEQGNGALNGFEIGKVFWTDEDGLAEADSVAGILGGDIRRGNWVRGGKEQPLTWYEAKGILEGVFEKIGLSVEYQPDFSNRRFHPGRTASLWSQGERLGTFGQLHPQLCQEKDLPNAVYVFDLDLDLILERMEKEEIMTPRFQAYSTYPASDRDIAFFAPVDLSLAEIQKAITKAGGELLTSVELFDEYRGENVPEGQRSLALRLVYRLSDRTLTDAEVEPVHQKVREVLLDKFQVSLRS, encoded by the coding sequence ATGCGGATATCTTTAAACTGGTTACAAGAATTAGTAGAGTTTTCCTTAAGTCCAGAAAAATTAGCTGAAACCCTGACACTAGCTGGGTTTGAAGTTGAAGATATAGAAGATCGCAGAACCTGGGGTGATGGGGTAGTAGTTGGGAAGGTATTGCAAAGAGAACCCCACCCCAACGCTGATAAACTCAGCGTTTGTCAAGTTGATGTGGGTAGCGGGGAACCTCTAAATATCGTCTGTGGTGCGCCAAATGTGCGCGCAGATATTTATGTTGCTGTAGCTGTAGTGGGGACTTATTTACCGATTGTGGATTTAAAGATTAAACCAGCCAAGCTGCGGGGAGTGCGTTCTGAGGGGATGATCTGCTCTTTGGCGGAGTTGGGTTTGCTGAAGGAATCTCCTGGAATCCATATTTTTGAAGCAGATAACCTCAAATTAGGGCAAGATGTCCGCCCATTCTTGGGTTTAGATGATGTCATATTCGATCTGACTTCCACAGCTAACCGCGCTGATGCGTTGAGTATGGTGGGGATTGCCAGGGAAGTCGCCGCGTTGACGGGAGGTAAGTTAAAACTTCCAGAAATTCCTACCGTGTCTTATCCCGATCTAAAAGAGACTTTACAGGTACGGGTATCGGAAACTAAAGCTTGTCCTGTATATATTGGCACGGCGATCGCCAACTTGAAAATAGCTCCTTCTCCTGATTGGCTGCAACGACGTTTACAATCTGTTGGGGTACGTCCGATTAATAATGTGGTAGATGTAACTAACTACATTTTGTGGGAGTGGGGACAGCCTTTACACGCCTTTGATGGAGAACGTTTACAAGCTGTAGCAGGAAGTAAACCTGTGTTGGGTGTCCGTTTTGCTCAAGCTGGAGAAACTTTCAAAACTCTGGATTCTCAATCGCGGACTTTACAAACCCAAAACCTGTTAATTACGGCTGGTAATGTTCCTGTAGCTTTAGCTGGAGTGATGGGAGGAGAGGAGACAGAAGTTCATTCTGGAACTACTAGTTTAGTCCTGGAAGCCGCTATTTTTGACTCTGCTAGCATTCGGAGATCGGCGCGCGCTCAAGGTTTGCGAACGGAAGCCTCGACTCGCTACGAACGGGGGGTTAATTTGGCGGAATTAGATATTGCTTGTCAAAGAGCAATTAATTTAATGACTGAATTGGCTGGAGGTACGGTAGTCAGTCAAGCGAAAAATGATGCTCGTCCCGATCCTAGCAGTTGGACGCGGACGATTAAGTTAAGGTTAGAAAGGGTGAATCTGGTTTTAGGTCCTGTAGATTCAGAAGAAAATCCCGAAATTCTGGCTGATGATGTGGAACGCATCCTTACGGCTTTGGGATGTCATTTGAAAGCTACAAGTACAGAGGAAGTTTGGCAAGTGACGGTTCCGCCGTACCGTTACCGAGATTTGGAGCGAGAAATCGATTTAATTGAAGAAATTGCTCGTCTGTATGGTTATAACCGCTTTGCGGATACTTTACCAGAGAAAACTGAAGCTGGTTATTTATCTTTTGAAGAGGAGTTGACGCGGAAGTTACGGGAAGCTTTGCGCGCTTCTGGATTGACGGAATTAGTCCATTATTCCTATGCTTTGGTGAAGGATGATAGCCAAGTCGCCATCGCCAATCCTATGTTTACAGAATACTCCAGTTTGCGAACTGAGTTGGTTTCTGGTTTGATTAACTCTTTCCAGTACAATCTAGAACAGGGAAACGGCGCTTTAAACGGGTTTGAAATCGGCAAAGTCTTTTGGACAGATGAAGACGGACTTGCAGAAGCAGACTCGGTTGCAGGGATTCTTGGTGGCGATATTAGGCGCGGTAATTGGGTGAGAGGGGGTAAGGAACAACCTTTAACCTGGTACGAAGCTAAGGGGATTTTAGAGGGAGTATTTGAGAAAATTGGGTTATCGGTGGAATATCAACCAGATTTCTCAAATCGCCGCTTCCATCCAGGACGTACCGCCTCATTGTGGAGTCAGGGAGAGCGTTTGGGCACTTTTGGACAGTTGCATCCCCAATTGTGTCAAGAAAAAGATTTACCTAATGCGGTGTATGTCTTCGATCTCGATCTAGATTTGATTTTGGAGAGGATGGAAAAAGAAGAAATCATGACTCCTCGCTTCCAAGCTTACTCTACTTACCCAGCCAGCGATCGCGATATTGCTTTCTTCGCACCCGTGGATCTATCCCTCGCCGAAATCCAGAAGGCGATAACCAAAGCTGGAGGCGAATTACTCACTTCAGTGGAGTTATTCGACGAATATCGCGGTGAAAATGTTCCAGAAGGGCAAAGGAGCTTAGCCTTAAGATTAGTATATCGCTTAAGCGATCGCACTTTAACGGATGCAGAAGTCGAACCCGTACATCAAAAGGTGCGTGAGGTGCTGTTAGATAAATTCCAAGTTTCTTTAAGAAGTTAA
- a CDS encoding methyltransferase domain-containing protein, translating into MSNNSRLSLSILPCSLLAGESGGIEVISRNIENQVFPFADETIDFVIANQVIEHTKEIYWINHEIFRTLKVGGYLWLGVPNVL; encoded by the coding sequence TTGTCTAACAATTCTCGCCTCAGCCTGTCTATTTTACCTTGCAGTTTGTTAGCTGGTGAGTCTGGGGGGATAGAAGTAATTTCGCGGAATATTGAGAATCAAGTTTTTCCGTTTGCAGATGAAACAATAGATTTTGTGATCGCCAATCAAGTTATCGAGCATACCAAGGAAATATACTGGATAAACCATGAAATTTTTAGAACTCTCAAGGTTGGCGGCTATTTATGGTTGGGAGTCCCTAATGTCTTATAG
- a CDS encoding pentapeptide repeat-containing protein, protein MTKTSIQTVAELLDKYATGERDFASVELGAVNLQGADLKGINLSYADLVGADLTSCNLRGADLSYANLSEANLKGANLRGAMLIGTNLRAAILEEANLDQADYDRESTQFPDGFDPEKAGMKADRSAEI, encoded by the coding sequence ATGACTAAAACTTCCATCCAAACTGTCGCCGAATTATTAGACAAGTACGCCACTGGAGAGAGAGATTTTGCTAGTGTCGAATTAGGTGCAGTAAATCTCCAAGGTGCAGATCTTAAAGGGATAAACTTGAGTTATGCCGATTTGGTGGGTGCAGATTTAACCAGTTGCAATCTACGGGGGGCAGATCTCAGTTACGCTAACTTGAGCGAGGCTAATCTCAAAGGGGCTAACTTGCGCGGGGCAATGCTAATTGGTACAAATTTGCGCGCGGCGATTTTAGAAGAGGCAAATTTAGACCAAGCAGATTACGATCGCGAATCTACCCAATTCCCAGATGGATTCGATCCAGAAAAAGCTGGGATGAAAGCAGATAGATCTGCGGAAATTTAG